In Deltaproteobacteria bacterium, the following are encoded in one genomic region:
- the cobS gene encoding adenosylcobinamide-GDP ribazoletransferase, which translates to MREFVAAVRFLTVIPVPGRTGFSDLEMARSMAYYPLVGFCIGLILVASRHLFLLFFPQRVVAVLLVVALVLVTGALHLDGLSDTIDGLRSGRTRQERLRIMRDSRVGAFGAVGLVCILLLKLTLIAETPWSILDRSLILMATLGRWSMVQVIHGSSYARPEGGLARPFALGVGRREIVVSTFSALAAAVGLFGLKGVAVLAANVLLSRGIRLYFHHRLGGITGDVLGAADELSEVLSLGLVVALNP; encoded by the coding sequence ATGAGAGAATTCGTGGCTGCAGTCCGATTCCTTACCGTTATCCCCGTTCCGGGACGCACCGGCTTCTCCGACCTGGAGATGGCGCGGTCCATGGCCTACTATCCCCTTGTGGGCTTTTGCATCGGGCTGATTTTGGTCGCTTCCAGGCACCTGTTCCTTCTCTTCTTCCCCCAGAGGGTCGTGGCGGTGCTCCTGGTGGTGGCTCTTGTGCTGGTCACGGGGGCGCTGCATCTGGACGGCCTCTCGGACACGATCGACGGTCTGAGAAGCGGCAGGACCAGGCAAGAGAGACTCAGGATCATGCGGGACAGCCGGGTAGGGGCCTTTGGAGCCGTGGGCCTGGTGTGCATTCTCCTCCTCAAGCTCACCCTTATTGCAGAGACTCCCTGGTCGATCCTGGACCGCTCCTTGATCCTGATGGCCACCCTCGGCCGGTGGTCCATGGTCCAGGTAATCCATGGTTCCTCCTATGCTCGGCCAGAAGGAGGACTCGCCCGCCCCTTTGCCCTGGGAGTGGGCAGAAGAGAGATCGTGGTTTCCACCTTTTCCGCCCTGGCAGCCGCGGTGGGGCTGTTCGGCCTTAAGGGAGTGGCGGTTCTGGCAGCCAACGTACTGTTGAGCCGTGGGATTCGTCTCTACTTCCACCACAGACTGGGAGGCATCACGGGCGACGTCCTGGGAGCAGCGGATGAGCTGTCCGAGGTCCTTTCCCTCGGCCTTGTGGTTGCCTTGAACCCGTGA